From a single Couchioplanes caeruleus genomic region:
- a CDS encoding antitoxin, with protein sequence MSFLDKAKEFADKHDEQVDQVLEKLGDEVDNRTGHKYTSQIDRGVDEAQKRTGDGDTRS encoded by the coding sequence ATGAGTTTCCTGGACAAGGCGAAGGAGTTCGCCGACAAGCACGACGAGCAGGTCGATCAGGTGCTGGAGAAGCTCGGCGACGAGGTCGACAACCGCACCGGGCACAAGTACACGAGCCAGATCGACCGGGGCGTGGACGAGGCGCAGAAGCGTACGGGCGACGGCGACACCCGGTCGTAG
- a CDS encoding ATP-binding protein produces the protein MIRGRLPSEDIGTEVLISETFDRSRVAPLRHAVAARAGAAGLTGDRLDDFVVAVNELLTNAVRHGGGTGHLTLWCEACAVTCEVVDSGAGVGQLREEKPAPDEPGGWGLYLVRELTDTFAIKSGPEGTAVRISSRVTG, from the coding sequence ATGATCAGGGGTCGCCTACCGTCTGAAGACATCGGTACGGAAGTGCTCATCTCGGAGACGTTCGACCGCAGCCGGGTCGCACCGCTGCGGCATGCCGTCGCGGCCCGGGCGGGCGCGGCCGGGCTCACCGGGGACCGGCTCGACGATTTCGTCGTGGCCGTGAACGAATTGCTGACCAACGCCGTGCGCCACGGCGGCGGCACCGGTCATCTGACCCTGTGGTGTGAGGCGTGTGCCGTGACCTGTGAGGTCGTCGACAGCGGCGCCGGCGTGGGTCAGCTGCGCGAGGAGAAGCCGGCGCCCGATGAGCCGGGCGGGTGGGGCCTTTATCTCGTCCGGGAGCTCACCGACACATTCGCGATCAAAAGCGGACCCGAAGGGACGGCCGTACGCATCTCGAGCCGCGTCACCGGCTGA
- a CDS encoding DUF5709 domain-containing protein, translating into MRDDDFPTEVSDPEASGLPETADDDSNAYDEVDSGRWADGPDPAALAGVGPGGANRYGNTAEEQREGESLDYRLSQERPDVGAEDPLPPRRDPYDETVDDPEQRQLDADVWGQSPTSDPNSPVSMYDDGQLDDVAPRPVGRLVESDEGFGTDDEPDSVAYDAGAAGGGASAEEAAMHETNAPNYH; encoded by the coding sequence ATGCGAGACGACGACTTCCCGACCGAGGTCTCCGATCCGGAGGCGTCCGGCCTGCCCGAGACCGCGGACGACGATTCCAACGCGTACGACGAGGTGGACAGCGGCCGCTGGGCGGACGGCCCCGACCCGGCCGCGCTCGCGGGGGTGGGACCGGGCGGCGCGAACCGCTACGGCAACACCGCCGAGGAGCAGCGCGAGGGCGAATCGCTCGACTACCGGCTCAGCCAGGAGCGGCCCGACGTCGGCGCGGAGGACCCGCTCCCGCCCCGGCGCGACCCGTACGACGAGACCGTCGACGACCCGGAGCAGCGGCAGCTCGACGCGGACGTGTGGGGCCAGAGCCCGACGTCCGACCCGAACTCCCCGGTCTCGATGTACGACGACGGCCAGCTCGACGACGTCGCCCCGCGGCCGGTGGGGCGCCTGGTCGAGTCGGACGAGGGCTTCGGCACCGACGACGAGCCGGACAGCGTGGCGTACGACGCGGGGGCGGCCGGCGGCGGCGCCTCGGCGGAGGAGGCGGCCATGCACGAGACCAACGCCCCGAACTACCACTGA
- a CDS encoding carbohydrate-binding protein, with the protein MPRHSAPQQPAWLRPRLVVTLAVATAGLATAIWLPTRNDSADAAERDRGGRTEQRHGWQGGTSPDSFTDDFDGAAGSTVDPQKWVLDTSRSDDGLQFSQSTRNARLDGEGNLLLTAREGRRSGLTSARLVSRSTFRRESGEVSARIQVSAGEGLRPAFELISAGAPGGAAMNLLAEPVADGFHTYAASWTAGTLTFSVDGTVVRQMEVPGDATDRPFSLALSLVVTDGRRAELPARMVVDAVNVTGATEPSAPPTTSAPTGEPTAPATTPPTTEPTAEPTTPPTTEPTVVPTTTAPPTTPPTTPPASKPAKQAWKPFTDYAAGQIVTFKGADYEVLEAHTSLPGWEPTALPSLFKKL; encoded by the coding sequence GTGCCGCGACACAGCGCGCCGCAGCAGCCCGCCTGGCTGCGTCCCCGACTCGTCGTCACGCTCGCCGTCGCGACCGCCGGCCTGGCCACCGCGATTTGGCTGCCGACGCGCAACGACAGCGCCGACGCGGCGGAGCGTGACCGCGGCGGACGCACCGAGCAGCGCCACGGCTGGCAGGGCGGCACGTCGCCGGACAGCTTCACCGACGACTTCGACGGGGCGGCCGGCAGCACGGTCGACCCGCAGAAGTGGGTGCTGGACACGAGCCGCTCCGACGACGGCCTGCAGTTCAGCCAGAGCACCCGCAACGCGCGCCTGGACGGCGAGGGCAACCTGCTGCTGACCGCCCGCGAGGGCCGCCGCAGCGGACTCACCTCGGCCCGGCTGGTCTCCCGGTCGACGTTCCGCCGCGAGTCGGGCGAGGTCTCGGCCCGGATCCAGGTGTCCGCCGGGGAGGGTCTGCGCCCGGCGTTCGAGCTGATCAGCGCGGGCGCGCCGGGCGGCGCCGCGATGAACCTGCTCGCCGAGCCGGTCGCCGACGGCTTCCACACGTACGCGGCCTCCTGGACCGCCGGCACCCTCACGTTCTCCGTCGACGGCACCGTGGTGCGGCAGATGGAGGTCCCGGGCGACGCGACGGACCGGCCGTTCAGCCTCGCGTTGAGCCTTGTGGTCACCGACGGGCGCCGCGCGGAGCTGCCGGCCCGCATGGTCGTCGACGCGGTGAACGTGACCGGGGCGACCGAGCCGTCGGCGCCCCCGACCACGTCCGCGCCCACCGGGGAGCCGACCGCCCCGGCGACCACCCCGCCGACGACCGAGCCGACAGCGGAGCCGACCACGCCGCCGACGACCGAGCCGACCGTCGTGCCCACCACCACCGCACCGCCCACGACCCCGCCCACGACCCCGCCCGCGTCGAAGCCGGCCAAGCAGGCGTGGAAGCCGTTCACCGACTACGCCGCCGGCCAGATCGTGACCTTCAAGGGTGCCGATTACGAGGTGCTGGAGGCACACACCTCGCTGCCCGGCTGGGAGCCGACGGCGCTGCCCAGCCTCTTCAAGAAGCTCTGA
- the malQ gene encoding 4-alpha-glucanotransferase has product MDAELTALAEAHGVATWYEDWHRERKDVASESVIGVLGLLGVDASSPASIKRELAAIRAAEEQQRLPGTIVVRQGETRPLPGPGSIVQEDGTALEVTGITADLPLGWHRLTVADQEVTLVVVPQRLPEPPEAWGWMIQLYALHSAASWGMGDLGDLRSFVEQSQGADLILLNPLHAITPTTPVQTSPYSPSSRRFANPLYLRVADTDAYRRADAGLRARVDALRPGTTADGLIDYSAVWEAKRAALELLWPLAGEIDVDADPGLTDFATFCALAEEHGANWHDWPEELRRPDTPQVREARKGERVAFHVWLQDLLTAQLDAANEAARAHGMPVGIVHDLAVGIDPSGADGWLLQDVLAAGVHAGAPPDAFNQLGQDWGLAAWRPDQLIATGYAAYRDMLRRIFRHAGGLRVDHVAGLWRLWWVPPGMGPAEGTYVHYDPDAMLGILALEAERAGAVVVGEDLGTVLPVVTETLEDMNMLGSAVLWFTRDYENDPDEGYLPASRYKRNALATISTHDLPTAAGFLAGEQVKVRAELGQLAGSVEEERRNADRDRAQLLARLTEEGLITTESTPEDIVVAMHEFLARTPSRFVTASLYDVLGELDQPNLPGTTDEYPNWRMPLRTPLEKISEDPRVARVAEVLSARRAR; this is encoded by the coding sequence TTGGACGCTGAGCTGACCGCGCTGGCCGAGGCGCACGGGGTCGCGACCTGGTACGAGGACTGGCACCGCGAGCGCAAGGACGTCGCATCCGAGTCGGTGATCGGGGTGCTCGGCCTGCTGGGCGTGGACGCGTCGTCCCCGGCCTCGATCAAGCGTGAGCTCGCCGCGATCCGGGCCGCCGAGGAGCAGCAGCGGCTGCCCGGCACGATCGTGGTGCGCCAGGGCGAGACGCGGCCGCTGCCCGGGCCCGGCAGCATCGTCCAGGAGGACGGCACCGCGCTGGAGGTCACCGGGATCACCGCGGACCTGCCGCTGGGCTGGCACCGGCTCACCGTCGCCGACCAGGAGGTGACGCTGGTCGTCGTGCCGCAGCGCCTGCCCGAGCCACCCGAGGCGTGGGGCTGGATGATCCAGCTGTACGCGTTGCACTCCGCCGCCTCCTGGGGCATGGGCGACCTCGGCGACCTGCGCTCGTTCGTCGAGCAGAGCCAGGGCGCCGACCTGATCCTGCTCAACCCGCTGCACGCCATCACTCCCACCACGCCCGTGCAGACGTCGCCGTACTCGCCGTCGAGCCGGCGCTTCGCCAACCCGCTGTACCTGCGGGTGGCCGACACCGACGCGTACCGGCGGGCCGACGCCGGGCTGCGGGCACGGGTCGACGCGCTGCGGCCCGGCACCACCGCGGACGGCCTCATCGACTACAGCGCGGTGTGGGAGGCGAAACGGGCCGCCCTGGAGCTGCTCTGGCCGCTGGCCGGCGAGATCGACGTGGACGCCGACCCGGGCCTGACCGACTTCGCCACGTTCTGCGCCCTGGCCGAGGAGCACGGCGCCAACTGGCACGACTGGCCGGAGGAGCTGCGCCGGCCCGACACCCCGCAGGTACGCGAGGCCCGCAAGGGTGAGCGGGTCGCGTTCCACGTGTGGCTGCAGGACCTGCTCACCGCCCAGCTCGACGCGGCGAACGAGGCCGCCCGGGCGCACGGCATGCCCGTCGGGATCGTGCACGACCTCGCCGTCGGCATCGACCCGAGCGGCGCGGACGGATGGCTGCTGCAGGACGTGCTGGCCGCCGGGGTGCACGCGGGCGCCCCGCCGGACGCGTTCAACCAGCTCGGCCAGGACTGGGGGCTCGCGGCGTGGCGGCCCGACCAGCTCATCGCCACCGGGTACGCGGCGTACCGCGACATGCTCCGGCGCATCTTCCGGCACGCGGGCGGCCTGCGCGTCGACCACGTGGCCGGGCTGTGGCGGCTGTGGTGGGTGCCGCCGGGCATGGGTCCCGCGGAGGGCACGTACGTGCACTACGACCCCGACGCCATGCTGGGCATCCTCGCGCTGGAGGCCGAACGGGCCGGCGCCGTGGTGGTCGGCGAGGACCTCGGCACCGTGCTCCCGGTGGTCACCGAGACGCTCGAGGACATGAACATGCTCGGCTCGGCGGTGCTGTGGTTCACCCGCGACTACGAGAACGACCCGGACGAGGGCTACCTGCCGGCGTCGCGGTACAAGCGCAACGCCCTGGCCACGATCTCCACCCACGACCTGCCGACCGCCGCGGGCTTCCTCGCCGGCGAGCAGGTGAAGGTACGCGCGGAGCTCGGCCAGCTCGCCGGCTCTGTCGAGGAGGAGCGCAGGAACGCGGACAGGGACCGCGCCCAGCTGCTGGCCCGCCTCACCGAGGAGGGGCTGATCACGACGGAGAGCACCCCCGAGGACATCGTGGTCGCGATGCACGAGTTCCTGGCCCGTACGCCGTCCCGCTTCGTCACCGCCTCGCTCTACGACGTGCTGGGCGAGCTGGACCAGCCCAACCTGCCCGGCACGACCGACGAGTACCCCAACTGGAGGATGCCGTTGCGTACGCCGTTGGAGAAGATCTCGGAGGACCCGCGGGTGGCGCGGGTCGCCGAGGTGCTGAGCGCGAGGAGGGCCCGATGA
- a CDS encoding ATP-binding protein has protein sequence MPSEVRHRVDGGLTYPVVRLTGVLDTGSAPAVRSALLDVLAGQPEALVVDVRELSLDEPGAITVLRDVARAGAEWPGAPLVVCAAGDARAWHGLGLPTWSTPEEAFTALGDPAPDHFLTTPLQPVVGAARRSRELVTEACARWELRDLAGPACIVVTEMVNNVVAHAHTDMVVLLGLHGGTMTVAVRDRSPEVPRYSGEPVPVTSYGGRGLLLIDSVASRWGCLPVSDGKVVWAALAGDEEPAGDLRGTGMAGHSRG, from the coding sequence ATGCCGAGCGAGGTCCGACACCGGGTCGACGGCGGGCTGACCTACCCGGTCGTCCGCCTCACCGGGGTGCTCGACACCGGCTCCGCCCCCGCCGTGCGGTCGGCTCTGCTCGACGTCCTGGCCGGGCAGCCGGAGGCCCTGGTCGTCGACGTGCGCGAGCTCTCCCTCGACGAGCCCGGCGCGATCACCGTGCTGCGCGACGTCGCCCGGGCCGGCGCCGAATGGCCGGGCGCGCCCCTCGTGGTCTGCGCCGCCGGCGACGCCCGCGCCTGGCACGGGCTGGGCCTGCCCACGTGGTCCACGCCCGAGGAGGCGTTCACCGCCCTCGGCGACCCCGCCCCGGACCACTTCCTGACCACGCCGCTCCAGCCGGTCGTCGGCGCCGCCCGGCGCTCCCGCGAGCTCGTCACGGAGGCCTGCGCCCGCTGGGAGCTGCGCGACCTGGCCGGCCCCGCGTGCATCGTCGTCACCGAGATGGTCAACAACGTGGTGGCGCACGCGCACACGGACATGGTCGTCCTGCTCGGGCTGCACGGCGGGACGATGACCGTGGCGGTGCGCGACCGCTCCCCCGAGGTGCCCCGCTACTCCGGCGAGCCCGTGCCGGTGACCTCGTACGGCGGCCGCGGCCTGCTGCTCATCGACTCGGTGGCCAGCCGCTGGGGCTGCCTGCCGGTGTCCGACGGCAAGGTGGTGTGGGCCGCGCTCGCGGGCGACGAGGAGCCGGCGGGCGATCTGCGCGGCACAGGCATGGCCGGGCACTCCCGCGGGTAG
- the macS gene encoding MacS family sensor histidine kinase, which yields MAESSGLQTPLWRAIAVYRIAALVYVTILVVQNVSVYERPVLAWPVLALTAGWTVFTTYAYAVPARRRPPLLVADLIVTMAVMASSAWIVGPAALKDGKPTLAVAWHVAPVIAWAVAGGRRWGIAAALAMGATDLVVRNHYDQAAYTGTVLMLLAALAVGYLVGIAEVSQRRLERAIQMEAATRERERLARDIHDSVLQVLALVKRRGAGLDGEAGELARLAGEQEAALRTLVTGRTAAPVDANAEVDLMTLLEPYASATVSVAAPAQAVRLPGHAATEIAAAVAAALDNVTRHCDPGTKVWVLVEDEPGSVTVSVRDDGCGIAPERLTEAEHQGRLGVAQSIRGRIADLDGTVTITSAPGEGTEVELRVPRPSIG from the coding sequence ATGGCGGAATCGAGCGGGCTCCAAACGCCGCTCTGGCGCGCGATCGCGGTGTACCGCATCGCCGCCCTGGTGTACGTGACCATCCTCGTGGTGCAGAACGTCAGCGTGTACGAGCGTCCGGTGCTCGCGTGGCCGGTGCTCGCGCTGACCGCGGGCTGGACCGTCTTCACCACGTACGCGTACGCCGTACCGGCCCGGCGCCGGCCGCCGCTGCTCGTCGCCGACCTGATCGTCACCATGGCGGTGATGGCGTCCAGCGCCTGGATCGTCGGCCCGGCCGCACTCAAGGACGGCAAGCCCACGCTCGCCGTCGCCTGGCACGTCGCCCCGGTCATCGCCTGGGCCGTGGCCGGCGGCCGCCGCTGGGGCATCGCCGCGGCGCTCGCCATGGGCGCCACGGATCTGGTCGTGCGCAACCACTACGACCAGGCGGCGTACACCGGCACCGTGCTGATGCTGCTCGCGGCGCTCGCCGTCGGCTACCTCGTGGGCATCGCCGAGGTGTCCCAGCGGCGCCTGGAGCGCGCGATCCAGATGGAGGCCGCCACACGGGAACGGGAACGGCTCGCGCGCGACATCCACGACTCGGTGCTGCAGGTCCTCGCCCTCGTCAAGCGCCGGGGCGCCGGCCTCGACGGGGAGGCCGGGGAGCTCGCGCGCCTCGCCGGCGAGCAGGAGGCGGCGCTGCGCACCCTGGTCACCGGGCGCACCGCGGCGCCCGTGGACGCCAACGCCGAGGTCGACCTGATGACGCTGCTGGAGCCGTACGCGTCGGCCACGGTGTCGGTCGCGGCACCCGCGCAAGCGGTCCGCCTGCCCGGCCACGCCGCCACCGAGATCGCGGCCGCGGTCGCGGCCGCCCTCGACAACGTCACCCGGCACTGCGACCCCGGCACCAAGGTGTGGGTGCTCGTCGAGGACGAGCCCGGCTCCGTGACGGTCAGCGTCCGCGACGACGGCTGCGGCATCGCGCCCGAGCGCCTCACCGAGGCCGAGCATCAGGGCCGGCTCGGGGTCGCCCAGTCGATCCGGGGCCGCATCGCCGACCTCGACGGCACCGTGACGATCACCTCGGCGCCGGGCGAGGGTACGGAGGTCGAGCTCCGCGTCCCCCGCCCCTCGATAGGGTGA
- a CDS encoding response regulator, which translates to MVVDDHPMWREGVARDLAAAGYDVVATTGEGRQAVRIAGAARPDVVVLDLQLPDISGVEVITGLLAALPSVRVLMLSASGEQQSVLDAVKAGASGYLLKSAGQAEFLEAVGRTAAGDTVFTPGLAGLVLGEFRRLAVEPAGDDGMTPKLTERETEVLRLVAKGLSYRQIAERLVLSHRTVQNHVQNTLGKLQLHNRVELTRYAIEQGLD; encoded by the coding sequence ATGGTGGTCGACGACCACCCGATGTGGCGCGAAGGCGTGGCGCGCGACCTCGCCGCGGCCGGGTACGACGTCGTCGCGACGACCGGGGAGGGCCGCCAGGCCGTGCGGATCGCCGGCGCCGCGCGGCCCGACGTGGTCGTGCTGGACCTGCAGCTGCCGGACATCTCCGGGGTCGAGGTGATCACCGGGCTGCTCGCGGCACTGCCGTCGGTCCGGGTGCTCATGCTGTCGGCCAGCGGGGAGCAGCAGAGCGTCCTCGACGCGGTCAAGGCGGGCGCGTCCGGGTACCTGCTCAAGTCGGCCGGTCAGGCGGAGTTCCTCGAGGCGGTGGGGCGTACGGCCGCCGGCGACACCGTGTTCACGCCGGGGCTGGCCGGGCTGGTGCTCGGGGAATTCCGGCGGCTGGCCGTCGAGCCCGCCGGGGACGACGGCATGACGCCCAAGCTGACCGAGCGCGAGACCGAGGTGCTGCGGCTGGTCGCCAAGGGCCTGTCCTACCGGCAGATCGCGGAGCGGCTGGTGCTGAGCCACCGGACCGTGCAGAACCACGTGCAGAACACGCTGGGCAAGCTGCAACTGCACAACCGGGTGGAGCTCACCCGCTATGCGATCGAGCAGGGCCTGGACTGA
- a CDS encoding glycoside hydrolase family 16 protein, with product MRAARVLLAAAVVAVTVSGGLFAASRNDTADAAIGGITWSDEFNGAAGSSVDPAKWKFDIGGSGFGNDERQYYTNSTSNVSMDGQGHLAITARKENPANYQCHYGTCQYTSGRILTADKFSQTYGRFEASIKIPRGQGIWPAFWMLGGNSWPNTGEIDIMENVGKAPNTVYGTVHGPGYSGAEGIGGNRTLGFPLADGFHNYRVDWSPNLIVWYLDGSEYFRVTPSNLGGDQWVFDHNFFMILNVAVGGYWPGYPDGTTQFPQTMLVDYVRVSAWNNDGGGTTPPPTSGATMLKSNFSGRCIDIPNASAVDGARLQLWDCNNSNAQKWSFASNGTLQAMGKCMDPAGGALTNGTPIQLVTCNGNPVQRFTLSGAGDLVNVSANKCVDVKDWNNANGAQLQLWDCGGTSNQKWTKA from the coding sequence ATGCGCGCAGCACGAGTTCTCCTGGCCGCGGCGGTAGTCGCGGTCACCGTCTCGGGCGGCCTCTTCGCCGCCTCCCGTAACGACACAGCCGATGCCGCGATCGGCGGCATCACCTGGTCCGACGAGTTCAACGGCGCCGCCGGCTCCTCGGTCGACCCCGCCAAGTGGAAGTTCGACATCGGCGGCAGCGGCTTCGGCAACGACGAGCGGCAGTACTACACCAATTCGACCAGCAATGTGTCGATGGACGGCCAGGGCCACCTCGCGATCACCGCGCGCAAGGAGAACCCGGCCAACTACCAGTGCCACTACGGCACCTGCCAGTACACGTCCGGCCGCATCCTCACGGCCGACAAGTTCTCCCAGACGTACGGCCGCTTCGAGGCGAGCATCAAGATCCCGCGGGGCCAGGGCATCTGGCCGGCGTTCTGGATGCTGGGCGGCAACAGCTGGCCCAACACCGGCGAGATCGACATCATGGAGAACGTCGGCAAGGCCCCGAACACCGTGTACGGCACGGTGCACGGCCCCGGCTACTCCGGCGCGGAGGGCATCGGCGGCAACCGTACGCTTGGCTTCCCGCTCGCCGACGGCTTCCACAACTACCGGGTGGACTGGTCGCCCAACCTGATCGTCTGGTACCTCGACGGCTCGGAGTACTTCCGGGTCACGCCGTCCAACCTCGGCGGCGACCAGTGGGTGTTCGACCACAACTTCTTCATGATCCTGAACGTGGCGGTCGGCGGCTACTGGCCGGGCTACCCGGACGGCACGACCCAGTTCCCGCAGACCATGCTCGTCGACTACGTCCGCGTCTCGGCCTGGAACAACGACGGCGGCGGCACCACCCCGCCCCCCACGAGCGGCGCCACGATGCTCAAGTCGAACTTCAGCGGCCGCTGCATCGACATCCCGAACGCCAGTGCGGTGGACGGCGCCCGGCTGCAGCTCTGGGACTGCAACAACAGCAACGCGCAGAAGTGGTCGTTCGCGAGCAACGGCACCCTGCAGGCGATGGGCAAGTGCATGGACCCGGCCGGCGGCGCGCTGACCAACGGCACGCCGATCCAGCTGGTCACCTGCAACGGCAACCCGGTGCAGCGGTTCACCCTCTCGGGTGCCGGCGACCTGGTGAACGTCTCCGCCAACAAGTGCGTCGACGTCAAGGACTGGAACAACGCCAACGGCGCCCAGCTCCAGCTCTGGGACTGCGGCGGCACGAGCAACCAGAAGTGGACCAAGGCCTGA
- the hisN gene encoding histidinol-phosphatase — protein sequence MASYADDLALAHLLADTADSISMARFRALDLHVQSKPDLTPVSDADTAVEQAIRSTLARARPRDGVIGEEFGSSTAPAGQGNRHWVIDPIDGTKNFIRGVPIWGTLIALMEGERPVAGLVSAPALGRRWWGALGHGAYAGKHQRAATRISVSGVRRLSDASLAYASLPDWEKAGYLEPMLDLMRDTWRSRGYGDFYGYMLLAEGAVDAMVYPDLSLWDVAALIPIVLEAGGSFTDLAGQRAPGDGSAIATNGHLHEEILGRLARGRA from the coding sequence ATGGCTTCGTACGCCGACGACCTCGCGCTCGCCCACCTGCTGGCCGACACCGCCGACTCGATCTCCATGGCGCGGTTCCGGGCGCTGGACCTGCACGTGCAGTCCAAGCCCGACCTGACCCCGGTCTCCGACGCCGACACCGCCGTCGAGCAGGCGATCCGCTCGACGCTGGCGCGGGCCCGGCCCCGCGACGGCGTGATCGGCGAGGAGTTCGGCAGCTCGACCGCGCCGGCCGGGCAGGGCAACCGGCACTGGGTGATCGACCCGATCGACGGCACGAAGAACTTCATCCGCGGCGTGCCGATCTGGGGCACGCTGATCGCCCTCATGGAGGGCGAGCGGCCGGTGGCCGGGCTGGTCTCCGCGCCCGCGCTGGGCCGCCGGTGGTGGGGCGCGCTGGGGCACGGCGCGTACGCGGGAAAGCACCAGCGGGCCGCCACCAGGATCTCCGTGTCGGGGGTCCGGCGGCTGTCCGACGCGAGCCTGGCGTACGCGAGCCTGCCCGACTGGGAGAAGGCCGGCTACCTGGAGCCGATGCTGGACCTGATGCGCGACACCTGGCGGTCCCGGGGCTACGGCGACTTCTACGGCTACATGCTGCTCGCCGAGGGCGCGGTGGACGCGATGGTCTACCCCGACCTCTCGCTGTGGGACGTGGCGGCGCTGATCCCGATCGTGCTCGAGGCCGGGGGCTCCTTCACCGACCTGGCGGGCCAGCGGGCGCCGGGCGACGGCAGCGCGATCGCTACCAACGGTCACCTCCACGAGGAGATCCTCGGACGGCTGGCACGCGGGCGGGCCTGA
- a CDS encoding chitosanase, protein MRLRASVVALGVGIAAVCTVPLVVSMTADAAPDVLLSRTHPVLASSAKDAARTGAMAVDGDVTTRWTSSTAAGTQWLRLDLGRSQAVTRVRLNWDKAYARAYRLQLSMDGATWTDIYRTQSGNGGADDLKNLRGSGRYLRLLATQRAWASGYSLFEMQAYGPGPASRTTPTTAPATVPPAATGLADPAKKELAFQLVSSAENSTLNWRGQFGYIEDIRDGRGYTGGIIGFCSGTSDMLAVVTEYTRRSPQNKLARYLPALRAVDGSASHAGLDPGFPAAWKAAAADPVFRKTQEDARDSMYFDPAVTLATADGVRALGQFAYYDAAVMHGMSGLRSIRSAALRVAKTPKQGGDETVWLGAFLDARVAEMRTEEAHSDVSRVETAQRVFLRTGNLDLDAPLTWHVYGDRFAVGS, encoded by the coding sequence GTGAGGTTGCGGGCAAGCGTCGTCGCGCTCGGCGTGGGGATCGCCGCGGTCTGCACCGTGCCGCTGGTCGTGTCGATGACCGCGGACGCGGCGCCGGACGTGTTGCTCTCCCGGACGCACCCGGTGCTCGCGTCCAGCGCCAAGGACGCCGCCCGTACGGGGGCGATGGCCGTCGACGGCGACGTCACGACCCGCTGGACGAGCTCCACCGCGGCCGGGACCCAGTGGCTGCGCCTCGACCTGGGCCGTTCCCAGGCGGTCACCCGCGTACGCCTCAACTGGGACAAGGCGTACGCGCGGGCGTACCGGCTGCAGCTGTCCATGGACGGCGCCACCTGGACCGACATCTACCGCACCCAGTCCGGCAACGGCGGCGCCGACGACCTCAAGAACCTGCGCGGTTCGGGACGCTACCTGCGCCTGCTGGCGACACAGCGCGCGTGGGCCTCGGGATACTCCTTGTTCGAGATGCAGGCGTACGGCCCCGGTCCGGCCAGCCGGACCACGCCGACCACCGCACCCGCCACCGTCCCGCCCGCGGCCACCGGGCTGGCCGACCCCGCGAAGAAGGAGCTCGCCTTCCAGCTGGTCTCCAGCGCGGAGAACTCGACGCTGAACTGGCGCGGGCAGTTCGGCTACATCGAGGACATCCGGGACGGGCGCGGCTACACCGGCGGCATCATCGGGTTCTGCTCCGGGACCTCGGACATGCTGGCCGTGGTCACCGAATACACCCGGCGCTCCCCGCAGAACAAGCTTGCGAGGTATCTGCCCGCCCTGCGGGCCGTCGACGGCTCGGCCTCGCACGCGGGGCTCGACCCCGGCTTCCCCGCCGCGTGGAAGGCGGCCGCCGCCGATCCGGTCTTCCGCAAGACGCAGGAGGACGCGCGGGACAGCATGTACTTCGATCCGGCGGTCACCCTGGCCACCGCCGACGGCGTGCGGGCGCTCGGGCAGTTCGCGTACTACGACGCCGCGGTCATGCACGGCATGTCGGGGCTGCGCAGCATCCGCTCGGCGGCCCTGCGCGTCGCGAAGACCCCGAAGCAGGGCGGCGACGAGACGGTCTGGCTGGGTGCGTTCCTCGACGCCCGGGTCGCGGAGATGCGTACGGAGGAAGCACACAGCGACGTCAGCCGGGTGGAGACGGCCCAGCGGGTGTTCCTGCGTACCGGCAACCTCGACCTCGACGCCCCGCTGACCTGGCACGTGTACGGCGACCGCTTCGCCGTCGGCTCCTGA
- a CDS encoding antitoxin yields MSFMDKAKDFADQHDEQVDQGLEKAGDQVDQRTGNKYSDQIDKGVDQAQARTGEGDTQQ; encoded by the coding sequence ATGAGCTTCATGGACAAGGCCAAGGACTTCGCCGACCAGCACGACGAGCAGGTCGACCAGGGCCTCGAGAAGGCCGGCGACCAGGTCGACCAGCGCACCGGCAACAAGTACTCGGACCAGATCGACAAGGGCGTCGACCAGGCGCAGGCGCGTACCGGCGAGGGCGACACCCAGCAGTGA